CCAGGAATGCTGGCTTTGAATTAGAGGAATCATGGTTAGGACCATTGACAACAAGTACTACAGGCTCAGGTAGCTTTGCTTGACATCTGAAGATACCAGAATAGTTGCGAGTAATTATGTCACAGGTGGACACTCACTAATTAAAGGTAGCAATTAGTTAGAGAACATACTTTAAAGAAGATTCTCTAAATGCTCCTAGATAAGCTCCTTTGATAGGTGCTCTATACTTGTAATTGTATATTTCAGTTTAGAATTAAGTAGCATATTATCGCAAAGCTAACCTTATGTCCTGATTGGTATGAAATATGAATCATTGGTCCATTAGCAATATAGATGGCAAGTACAAAAGTACTGAGGAGTCTctatgaaaaaaagaaaagagcatACCTCCCATCTACAAGGCTGAAATTGTTGGGCATTTCCATGAAGCGAGGGGTTCAAATGAACAGCACTAAAAACAGGTAGGACCTTCCAACCAGATGGAATCAGATACTCTGCAACAGAACAAAAGAAAGAGCCACTTGCTTTTGAGCATCTTCGCCTATCAAAAGTTATGTATTCTAGGAATAACAGTGCTTAAAAATCAAGTTTAAAGGTGCGACCATCCCCTCTTCCTGATCCATTATCATGTGATGAGCACAAATGGAATCTGCAACGAAGGCCTCAGTGCAGGAGGGTTAGTTACCTTTGTATCTGACATCTTTGAGAGCCTTCCTGTGGACAAACTTGACAATGTTGCCGCATCTCAGCGCCTCGTTGATAACCTGAAAGGACATGCACATAAGCGTCACTGCACCATTTCCATACATTATTACAGCACAGGTCATTTCCCCCTTTGCACTGATTTGTAGAGAGTTTTTTGTCTGCTCAAAATTCCGCATATAGCCAAGCACATACACAAGTATGTCTGAATATTAATAAAATCTCATTCATATTTACTAACAAATCCTATAGCATGCATTGAATGATCATCTTACCTGTTGGGTATATTCCATCTTCTTGTAGTCGTCAGAAGTCAAGCATTCCTCCTTCCCTTTGCTGGATCTTATGATGTCGTGCTCCCTCTGCATGCATAGCATGTTCAGATATAGTCTAGTGAATGTTCAGATATAGTCTAGTGATGTCCACCAGACTACCAAGTACCAATCACCCTGTGCCATCACAGTGAAAAGCATGTTGATGTATGTTACCTTCACCAGGTCCAGATCTTTAGCTGACTGCCCAAGGAAATACACAACCATGGAGATCAAGAGCGAGGTGGTCTCGTATCCTCCGAGCAGGGAGTCCAGCACAAAGCTCACTTTCTCCTCATCAGAGAGCTCATTGCTTGCCAGGAGCACATCAAGGAAATCACCCTTCTTGCATGAGCCAGCACTCCTCCTCTCCTCAATGATGCCCTTCACAGTGTTTGATATCCTCTCTCTGGCCTGTGAGTGAGGAGCAGCAGACAAAAGAAGCACTGTTATGTTCATAACACATCTTTAGTGCAAGCATATTAAGTATACTGAAAGAGATGTTGAATTAATTACCTGGACAGCCTTGGCGTATGAGGTCCCTGGGATGTAGAGAGGGAAGGAGATGAGCCCCTTCATGAAGGCAAGGAAGTCCTCCAGTATACTGGCAGTGACCGGCTCCTCTGTTGACAGCCCCAGCACCTGCTTCACTATCACACTGAATGCAAACTATGCTTCTCAAGGAAAGAGAACACAccccaaaaaaaataaagaaagagaaaaagaccCTGGTCAGTGAAAAAATTATCGCcgaaaaaaaatcgataaaccCGATAATCCTGTTTATCGGCGAGGGCCGGTAAATTTACTTATCGGCCAAAAATATcggtaatttttgaatttggtaTCTTTTGATTTCCGAATCCAACACGCGAGCAAAAAAACGTGGGTCCGCAGGCCGCTAGACCACCCCCTTcaattctaatttatttatgtgTTATTATTTAGTCAAATGATTTGGATGCAATCTATGTGATTTTCTAGATAAATtaagctttttttttcaaattttgtctgAAATATTTTGTCTATCGTTGATAGAATTCCGATAAATCCGATAATCCTGGTTATCGCTAATCTCCGATAAAAAAATTTTATCGATAAATTTTTCCTTGACCCTGGTAAGTCAAAGCCACCTTGGAAAAAGATTCATGCAGCAGCAAGTACTATTAACTAGTCAAGTAACAACATGATGATGCGTGTAGTACTGTAGTGTAGGTAACATGTGCAGAGTTTTCTCTCCGTGTTTCAAGGACTCATGTCCAAGCCCCTCTAGTGATAGATGACTCTGGTTCAAACAGTCAGTACAGTTGCTAACCTTTCTTGCCTCCTCACAGAAGGCGACTACCTTGACCCTGGCGCCGCTCCCGTCGTCATTGCTCTTGCCGTGGCGCCATGCGCCGACGACGTGCAGCGCGATCTTCTCAACGTCGCCGAGGTAGCTGGACTTGAGCTTGGTGGAGGTGACGAGGGCGAGGGACAGGTTCCTGAGCCGCTTGTGGTCCTCGCCGAGGACCACCAGCATGGAGGACTTGCCCAGGATGCCATGGATGGACCTGGGGTAGCTGCACTGGAACAGCCGCTCCTCGTTCTGCAGGATGAAGTGGTTCAGGTCCTGATCGCAGGACACCACCGTGGGGGTGCAGAACAGGTGGGACTTGAACACCCTCCCATACCTGCAAATCACAGACAAcaatgttcttaccatttaccACAGTGTTAATCAGCgtctcacctctctctctctctccacaacCAGAAGCAACACTATTCTCAGAACAAGAGGGGCAAAAAAAACATGAATGATAAAGCTGGTTCGACAGGACAGCAGCAGCACCTTTTGCAGCCACATGAAATAATGACGCAATAGTTAATTGTGCGGTATGAAGATCTGTGCCTGCTGTGCATGCACggtggtaaaaaaaaagaaaacgctGGATTACCTGGAGCAGCGATCCTCCAAGAAGCTGCCCAGCATGTTGGAAGCATGAGGGCTGAGGAACCTCAGGGTCTCACCGAGGAGCGGCCATCCGAAGCTGCCCCTGGGGGCCTTGGGATTCAGGAGCACGGGCAGGAAGTGGCTCAGCACCAGGGCTAGGAGCGAGGCGACCAGGATGACCAGAGCGGCCAGCACAAGCTCCGCCACCATCATACCACACCTCCTAGTTTCATCTCACAAGCATGGAGCCTGCCTGCCTCTCTAGAATGGAAGGCGAAGGGAGGCTATATATAATAGCCGAAGCAAGGCAGTAAGGATCTTGGCAAAGGGAGAGAGGGAAAAGGAGAGGGAGAAATAAGGCTGCCTTTTGTTTCCTTGCTTTGGCTTTCTTTTTATAttactttttatttatttcgtgTTCTTCCCATGGAGTAGTATACTTGTATAATCTCTGTTTTTACTGCAGTGAAATTACCTCCATGATGTAGCACAGTACAGTAACATAAGTGTAGCTTTTATCAAGGAGGGGTAGAGCTAGGATTAAGAAGATGGTCCTGTGTAGAGTAGAGTAGCATCTAggctgcagcagctgctgctgtgCTCAAGGTGCAGTCAAACACgcaggtagagagagaaaatgtaTCGGGGTCCATGCAGCCAAGTGCAGTGCATAGGGCTGTAGTGGGTAAATGCAGCTCTGtgtacatataattttttttgattttctaCCTTTgatctaatatttatatatttgttaatttttaaattaaatttataattgtttacttatatttttaatataaattatAATGTACAACGATCATGATAAGGCGTATGTCCTCGTGACCTCTGAACAAGGTTAAGCAAACGTGAAGAGATTTACAACTAGTAATCTCAGGAGGCGCAGCACGTAAGCCGCTGTTAAAAATTATGATCGGTGACTTCTAATCCTTGGCGCTACAGTACAGACATCGGGGCGATGGCCTGCCTTAATCGTTGTCAAATTGGACGCGTCGGCAGGGACGCAGGGACTGTTCCTAAAGtacttttttagaaaatatttttttttcttttgattacCTTATTCCCCCTATTATGTCAGTATGACGGTCAAACCACACCTTGTGCAAGTACAAACCCATCATCCTAGGTCAACGTGTACCTCTCCGTTGCTGGTAATCATCTACcaggagaaaaataataatttatctTATTTACAATTGACTGTAGTTGACTTTACATACTTGCTTTCTAAAACTGTCAGCCATGGGAGCATCGAGAGAAATGGTAGTCCAACTGGCTAACCACTTGGACATATCCTTTACGGAATTTTTATGTAAACAAATATCTAAAAAGCGTATAAAAGTAAATTATTCTCATTATTGTAACTTTACCTAAGATTACATTTCAcagggaaggaaaaaaaaacagagagggTCAAGTGTTTTTGGTATCACTGAAACTCCGACAATCACTAATGCCCAGGCTCATCCTGAGTAACCTGCCGGTGTTTGGCAATTATTTGACCTACTCCGACAATGGCCGCCCAAATGTACCCAACCAAGCACCAATAATAACCTGCACTTTCGTGAATCTTAGCCCTGGAAAGGCAAATCGGGGCCTCACAAATTGAATCATTTTCTTAAATTTAAAATCTTACCAGAATACGGCGTTGTATAACCCAAACAGTCACGTAAATATTGTATAACCCAAACATTAATTGCACGTATATAAACATCAAACAATTCCACGTCTCTGTAAAAGCACCAAATGTATTTACACGTAGAGGTACTCAACCAGCCAAATAGGATGGCTGTCTCCTAACTTGTCAGGGTTGGATTCTCACTTGTTACATAGTGATGTTAGGATGGTAAATGTACGTCTCTCTGCTAGTTTCAGGGTTTTTTTTACTACTTATTTTATTCAGCTACACATCACATACCGTCTCATGTCTAAAGATTATGCATTTTTTACTGAAGAGTACCACGGAACTTGGAGAACGGTCCCTGTGCATATTCAAATATAAATTTGGAGTACGAGAACTAGGCAAACGCGCAATTTAAGTTGCATGCAAAATAACCCAAGTCAAAGCAAAGTTTCCGTGATCTTTCACCGGGCTGTACAGTCGCACGAGCACATCTACTGGATGTACTTGTCGCACTTGACCCGAAGGAGACCAAGCAAGACACGAGCAACTGTGCTGTGCAGGAAAAAATATTCCCTGATGAGAGCGAGAGGTGGTGGGTGGCATATTTAAGGAGCCGCACGAGCGGCAGCGCTTGCAGTACAGATAGGTCCATTTTGGCCTCATCGATAGGGGTGCCTACGGAAAAAATCGGtggacacttttttttttcaaaatagacgACCCTTTAAAGCTGTACACAATATTAAAAGGGACAATAAAATGATCATCTTatctttttaatattatttattgtgTAGAAAATAAGCGTTGCATTAGGAAGAAAAGTAACTTAATGGAGGGGTAAGATTAAAAAATTTgatctaaaattacatcaaaattGTAGAATATTATGTATTTTAAACATTGTAAAAGAGACTAAAGtgtcatctattttgagatAGATTTAGTATGTAAGTAGTAATGAACATGTATAATAATTTTCTATTTTGATAAGATCTATTGTTTTAAGATCTATATTGGAGGTATGTGATAGTTGCAGAAGAAAACGTTTGTAGCGCCGTTGTATAGAATGGTTAATCCCGTATTTACCCTTTTgtttccctctctttttcttcttttcgtTCCTATACGGATGGGTCAGAATGTGAGATCGCCTTCCCTCGTGTTACACTGCTAGTCACTACACCTTTTCGCTTTGCTCGGTTCGGTTCCGATCGTGATCTGCTTTGCTTAACTGGCAAAGAGATGGCGCTTTAATTTGTCCAAAACAGTGGGCGATGACGAAGTGCGTGCAATTAATCTTAAATATATACTATTCGCCAAATTTGGGGTGAATTCTGCTGAAGCCTCTGTTGATGCAGCAACCAAAGGCCTCTGTTTGCTTCAGAATTGCGATTGGGCTAGGCCCTGGACCTGTTGATGCTCGGGTGTCTGATTATTACGTAGCCTGGAGTAATGGAGACGAGTTTGTTTGTGATCTGCCCAGAATGTATTCTGTGCAGTGTTATTCTCCACTTCTTCGCTGCTGGGAATGGCGGCTGGCCTAATTCGACTAGGGAAAGATTATATATTAGCCTTGGATCCTGTCATATATACACTATACACAGTGGTGCTCTGTTGCACATTCCTTTCACTTTTGCATGGTCACTGTTAAACCCTAATCTGTCGATCCCAGGCTGTTCACGTAAACATACTACTATGTCGTATCACGTTACTAGTATTATTGCTGTCATGTATCTGTTGTTCGATCTATCCAACCACCAGGCACAGATCGTGTTCACTATTAGCAGATGACtggcaagagagagagagagagagagagagagagagagagagagagagagagagagagagagagagagagagagagagagagagagagatcttcCAAAGCGGGAGCGagctcagtttttttttaaaaaaatcatgaaatgtTTATCTGCTGGACTGTAAGGCACGAGCACGGGAGCTACCAGATCGGAAGTGAAGCGATCGATCGATTGCATGTGGGGGCGGCTAGCTGCTAGCTAGGGCATTGTTGACGAACTGTAGCCCCATAGGCCAACCCGTCTTCCCTCGCCGCCCAAGCGAGATGCCCCCTCGTGCGCCCCCTTGTCCTTTTGCCCCTGCCCCGTATCTTCCTGTGGATTTGCAGCGGCGAGCCTCCATTGGACCGTCTCGCCTCGTTATATTCTGCCGCCTCATGCATGCTCTTGTCCTTGAGACCTTGAGTTTGCCCTGACGTAGGTTCCTTGGACGTCAGTGTCTATAGTTTTTTGGGAAGGAATTAGGTGGAATTGTATTGTTGCTGATGGCAGGCCAAATCTCCACTTACTTCGAAACCTCATGTTGCCATCTACCTGCCAACTCCGAAACCACAGATAAAATGATACTTGTacagaaagagaagagaagagaagagaggcaaGCGGCGATGGCGCCATGGCTGGCCTTTGCAGTTTGATTGACGAGGTAGGCACCTGCATGCAGCGGCGCCGAACCAATCAACCGTCGGTCGGCGGTCGCGAGCTCGAGACGTGCGCGCCCTCTCCTCACGGGCAGCATGCTCCCTGACCCCCCCTGTCTCTCCGCCCCGACCTGCATGCGTGGTCTCGGTCTCGCACGAGGCGCCTCGGAGGCCGTGCCCGCGCGCGCGTGGCTGTGATCGGTGCGCAGGGATTCGCGCCGCGCAGAAGCGCCCTTTGACCAGTGACCACCCGTGCGTGCACCCGCACGAGGGCCGCATTCATTTCGTCTCATCTTCTCGGTCGGACCAACGCCAGTTTTCCCTCCCCGTCCCAGCTCTGAATGCAAGACATTTTTCGCCTAGGTCACTGACAGGTGGGGACAGATAGCATCGAAATCTCCATCGTTCATCGATCGCACATTCGCACCCAAGCCTGCCTGCTGCAGTAGAGATCCAGTGCCCCCGTATCTGtctatgcaatgatatgtcctCGGCTCATCCAGTGTCCGTATAGagagcagcagagcagagctACGGGTCAAAGCGTATGTACGTGGAGTGGTGGAGACGTACGTGCACCCCTTCCCTTGCATTTTATTTTTAGTGCAAACCCTGAGTTACTAAAACTCGCACCCAGGGCGGGTGGAGGCGCTGCCACTCACGCCCTGCCAACAGACTCGAACTCGAGTTTCTTCAATAGCTATCGAGTGCCACAACCACCCAGGCAACGAGCCGTTCGCTCCTTTGCATTTTATTTATATCGAGGAGGATTGTCATGTATACCTGAATCACCGTAGGTAGTGTGTCCTTTAGTTTCGGACTATGTGTAAACTCACTTGTTGTAACATCCTAATTTCAGGAAAATTCGAAATCAAAAATCatttcaaaagaaaacaaagatttAAAACCTTTTCCCTTCCATCCCTCACCTCGGGCTCAATCTCAGCCCTCGGCTCATATCTTGTAACCCATCTTTCTCTTCAccttatctttttcttttttctgcagCCCAGTCGGCATGTCGCctttccccttcttcttcctcgcgcTCCCGACACTCATGTGTGTGTCGAGCTCGCCAGCCACTAGACCCCGCTGCCTAGTCACGACACCGCCGCCTGCCTAACTCCGCCTCCGCCACACCATACCGCCAACGGAGTCACCGTTCACACATCCACTACTCCGTCGCTCCTCTCTCGTGGTCATCGCACACCGCGGCCCACGCACGGGAACCTCGCTCGTGCAAGCGCACGCGAAGAAAAGAGCAACACCACCTCGACTGCCACATGCGTCCAAGCCACTACACTGCTAGCATTATGTTGTCGTTGACAAACGCACACATCGTACCGCACATGGAGCTCAACCGTTGGACACCCACCGCCGGCACTGTTACCCAATCAATCTGGCTATAAAAGCCTAGTCGCTCGCTCTTCCGCTCCTCACCACCTTCCACCAAGCATGCTAAGGCAAGCTCCGACGCTAttcccccctccctctctcaatgTCTTCCTCTCTGATAGCTGCCACCATCGATCTAACGCCCAAAGCCGCCGCAAGCTAATTAGACACTGTGGCGAGCTTCAACCGACCCTACACCACCTCCCTGGCCTGACCCCTCTCTTCCGAGCCTCCATCAAACTGTAGTGGCCATCCGCCTTTGTCTCTATCACTAGGCGCCATTGATGCCCCATCGGCCAAGCCAAGCACGAAATACACTCCCTCACACCCCAAGCAAGCTCCTGATGCCCTAACCCTTGCCCAACGCCTCCCCGCCTGTTTCCCCTTTCGGTTGCCACCTTCCCTAGCTTCAACATGCTGCTAACGCCATTCCGGCCGCCGACCACCGTCGAGGTGCCCGCCATCGGCTTCGTCGTGCTGTGTTCGCCCTCGTGGACCGGCTCTCAGTACAATTCGAGGCCAGGAGCCACCAATGGCGTGTTCTCCAGTGAGCCCCGCCGCGagctctccaccaccaccgtccCAACGTCACCCTGGCTACCACCACATGCTAACACGTGTCCCTCCATGTTGGCCGCCACCTCAACACCACATAAACATCAGCCCCACCCCTTAATCTAGGTAGTCGTCATGTTACCCGGCCACACCCCCGGAGCACCATAGACCATCAACTAGAGTCCCTCCGGCCCACATGCCCATGAACCTAGTCTATAGAATCGTAAaacttttcttttattcttaAAAACTTTTTGAAGAGTATTCTCCCATTTTCTGTTTCCTAAATTTATTTTGCCGACCAACTTTGGAAGCCCATATCTTCTTCGTTTCAACTCCAATTTTGACGATTCTTTCactgatattcatctaaa
This genomic window from Phragmites australis chromosome 7, lpPhrAust1.1, whole genome shotgun sequence contains:
- the LOC133923541 gene encoding cytochrome P450 724B1-like; translated protein: MMVAELVLAALVILVASLLALVLSHFLPVLLNPKAPRGSFGWPLLGETLRFLSPHASNMLGSFLEDRCSRYGRVFKSHLFCTPTVVSCDQDLNHFILQNEERLFQCSYPRSIHGILGKSSMLVVLGEDHKRLRNLSLALVTSTKLKSSYLGDVEKIALHVVGAWRHGKSNDDGSGARVKVVAFCEEARKFAFSVIVKQVLGLSTEEPVTASILEDFLAFMKGLISFPLYIPGTSYAKAVQARERISNTVKGIIEERRSAGSCKKGDFLDVLLASNELSDEEKVSFVLDSLLGGYETTSLLISMVVYFLGQSAKDLDLVKREHDIIRSSKGKEECLTSDDYKKMEYTQQVINEALRCGNIVKFVHRKALKDVRYKEYLIPSGWKVLPVFSAVHLNPSLHGNAQQFQPCRWEGSSQGTSKKFTPFGGGPRLCPGSELAKVEAAFFLHHLVLNYRWRIDGDDIPMAYPYVEFQRGLPIEIEPLCPES